The proteins below come from a single Streptomyces sp. M92 genomic window:
- a CDS encoding GlcG/HbpS family heme-binding protein, whose translation MKKTPIKKALSRRARIATGGAVLAAVAAGTFGTVAANASAPAAAQGSAVAAAPAAAEAGKRDTTTSTHLTIDAATEAAQAALKAAKKEGQRITVAVVDRNGNTILTMRGDGAGPQSYESAVKKAFTAVAWNAPTTELAGRLENAPNLKDIPGTLFLGGGVPVTSGKAPIAGIGVAGAPSGTLDEKFAQAGAEAID comes from the coding sequence ATGAAGAAGACGCCCATCAAGAAGGCCCTCTCCCGCCGCGCCCGCATCGCCACCGGCGGCGCCGTTCTCGCCGCGGTCGCCGCCGGCACCTTCGGCACCGTGGCGGCGAACGCCTCCGCCCCCGCTGCGGCCCAGGGCTCCGCGGTGGCCGCCGCCCCCGCCGCGGCCGAGGCCGGCAAGCGCGACACCACCACCTCCACACACCTGACGATCGACGCCGCGACCGAGGCCGCGCAGGCGGCGCTGAAGGCCGCGAAGAAGGAGGGCCAGCGGATCACGGTCGCCGTCGTCGACCGCAACGGCAACACGATCCTCACCATGCGCGGTGACGGCGCCGGTCCGCAGTCCTACGAGTCGGCCGTGAAGAAGGCGTTCACCGCCGTCGCCTGGAACGCCCCGACGACGGAGCTGGCGGGCCGTCTGGAGAACGCACCGAACCTGAAGGACATCCCCGGCACCCTGTTCCTGGGCGGCGGCGTCCCGGTCACGTCGGGCAAGGCGCCGATCGCCGGCATCGGTGTGGCGGGCGCGCCGTCCGGCACCCTGGACGAGAAGTTCGCGCAGGCGGGCGCGGAGGCGATCGACTAG
- a CDS encoding M1 family metallopeptidase, which yields MRTTPRLLVAAATATALAACSGGGAVDGAPGGSGVRDPYFPKAGNGGYDIGHYDLTLAYDPDDRHLTGTAAITARATQDLSAFNLDLKGLDVEEVTVEGRDARFNRAGQELTVRPADELADGETFRVTVRYSGEPVTITDPDDSEEGWLPTADGAVGLGQPTGSMAWFPGSHHPSDKATYDLRVTVPEGLGAVSNGELTGESTHGGRTTSTWHVGEPMASHVVTVAVGEWETERFTTDAGLPVHTAVDPRQAGASREVLGRIPEVMEWAVENFGPYPFSSTGAIVDRVADAGYALETQNRPYFPGAPDTVLLVHELAHQWYGNSVSPETWRDMWLNEGFATYAEWLWQEDQGGDTAQETFDALYDGTYYDDADANASIWAFPPAEPPDAEHISASPVYQRGAMVLHKIRQAVGDEAFPGLLRGWAAEHRHGNAATEDFTAYVEKSAPDEDFTAIWEDWLYGDGRPDSP from the coding sequence GTGCGCACCACCCCCCGTCTGCTCGTAGCCGCCGCCACCGCCACCGCCCTCGCGGCGTGCAGCGGTGGCGGCGCGGTCGACGGCGCTCCAGGCGGCTCGGGCGTGCGCGACCCGTACTTCCCCAAGGCGGGCAACGGCGGCTACGACATCGGGCACTACGACCTGACTCTGGCCTACGACCCCGACGACCGGCACCTCACCGGAACGGCGGCGATCACCGCCCGCGCGACCCAGGACCTGTCGGCCTTCAACCTGGACCTCAAGGGCCTGGACGTCGAGGAGGTCACCGTCGAGGGCCGGGACGCCCGTTTCAACCGGGCCGGTCAGGAGCTGACCGTCCGCCCGGCCGACGAGCTGGCCGACGGGGAGACCTTCCGCGTCACCGTCCGCTACTCCGGCGAACCGGTGACCATCACCGACCCCGACGACTCGGAGGAGGGCTGGCTGCCCACCGCCGACGGCGCGGTCGGGCTGGGTCAGCCGACGGGGTCGATGGCCTGGTTCCCCGGCAGCCACCACCCCTCCGACAAGGCGACGTACGACCTGAGGGTGACCGTGCCCGAAGGACTCGGTGCCGTGTCCAACGGCGAGTTGACGGGCGAGTCGACCCACGGCGGCCGTACGACGTCCACCTGGCACGTCGGAGAGCCGATGGCGAGCCACGTCGTGACGGTCGCCGTCGGCGAATGGGAGACGGAACGCTTCACCACCGACGCCGGGCTGCCGGTCCACACGGCCGTCGATCCGCGGCAGGCCGGGGCGAGCCGCGAGGTGCTGGGGCGGATTCCCGAGGTCATGGAGTGGGCCGTGGAGAACTTCGGCCCGTATCCCTTCTCCTCCACCGGTGCGATCGTCGACCGCGTGGCGGACGCCGGGTACGCCCTGGAGACGCAGAACCGGCCGTACTTCCCCGGCGCCCCCGACACCGTCCTGCTCGTCCACGAGCTCGCGCACCAGTGGTACGGCAACTCCGTCAGCCCTGAGACCTGGCGCGACATGTGGCTCAACGAGGGCTTCGCCACCTACGCCGAGTGGCTGTGGCAGGAGGACCAGGGCGGCGACACCGCCCAGGAGACCTTCGACGCGCTCTACGACGGGACCTACTACGACGACGCGGACGCGAACGCCTCGATCTGGGCGTTCCCGCCCGCCGAGCCGCCCGACGCGGAGCACATCTCGGCGAGCCCGGTCTACCAGCGCGGCGCGATGGTCCTGCACAAGATCCGCCAGGCGGTCGGCGACGAGGCGTTCCCGGGCCTCCTGCGGGGCTGGGCCGCCGAGCACCGCCACGGCAACGCGGCCACCGAGGACTTCACCGCCTACGTGGAGAAGTCGGCGCCCGACGAGGACTTCACGGCGATCTGGGAGGACTGGCTGTACGGGGACGGCAGGCCGGACAGCCCGTGA